Proteins co-encoded in one Methanosarcinales archaeon Met12 genomic window:
- a CDS encoding cation:proton antiporter subunit C translates to MIEFLLDNFNYWVCVILLLIGLYAMIAKENLIKKILGLNIFSTSVLLFLISLADKEGGASPIIVPGVDVYVNPLPHVLVLTGVVVAVALTALALALTIKIYERYGTLDAEKLMEL, encoded by the coding sequence ATGATTGAGTTCCTACTTGATAATTTTAATTACTGGGTATGTGTGATTCTACTCTTGATAGGGCTCTATGCAATGATAGCGAAGGAAAACCTGATAAAGAAGATTCTGGGACTAAATATCTTCTCTACGTCGGTGCTCCTTTTTCTGATATCACTGGCGGATAAAGAGGGAGGGGCGTCACCCATAATCGTACCAGGAGTTGACGTGTATGTGAATCCACTGCCCCATGTGCTGGTGCTAACTGGAGTCGTCGTAGCCGTTGCCCTGACAGCGCTCGCCCTCGCCCTGACGATAAAAATATATGAGAGATATGGAACGCTGGACGCCGAGAAGCTTATGGAGTTGTGA
- a CDS encoding monovalent cation/H+ antiporter subunit D family protein, producing MAEVITSYLPAIAVLAPFLVGIMLYYIGRRSERARDIVSIATCVVSFLAVAAMAPTILGGKVIEFILVSGEVAPIEIAFRVDKLSLIIAMMCSFEWILATVYSIRYMSHEHARNRYYTFMLLTLGSVLGVLLTKNLFSLFIFFELMLLTSYVLVIHEETPAAMKAGRLYLFLGIGTGLVLFLAIVTTYMMAGTLDLGLGGILEYQGTISYLVFIAFLIGAMTKAGIFPFHLWLPVAHPIAPSPASAILSGVLVKEGCYLMIRVIYDVFGVDLVAAMGVHVPLAILAGFTMLFGSAVAIKQTNLKTMLGYSTVGQMGYIFLGMSLLTITGLQGAIVHILHHAMMKGALFLTAGAIIYKTGIREIGEMAGIGKKMPMTMLVFTIAAISMIGIPPLCGFISKWVLAMGALETGAPVFMIFIVVLILSSIMNAAYFMPIIINAFFGEEDHGKGDHGKKVEYGDVPVSMLVPMVILALGVIIFGIFTNISFSVIVPAVNALFGA from the coding sequence ATGGCTGAAGTAATAACCTCATATTTGCCCGCAATAGCAGTGCTTGCACCATTCCTGGTCGGCATCATGCTGTATTATATCGGGAGAAGGTCAGAGCGTGCAAGAGACATCGTCTCTATCGCAACCTGTGTCGTTTCTTTTTTAGCAGTAGCGGCAATGGCACCTACTATCCTTGGTGGCAAGGTCATCGAATTCATACTCGTCTCTGGCGAGGTTGCCCCCATCGAAATCGCTTTCAGGGTGGACAAGCTCAGCTTGATAATAGCCATGATGTGCTCTTTTGAGTGGATATTGGCCACGGTTTACTCGATAAGATACATGAGCCATGAGCATGCGAGGAACCGATATTACACGTTCATGCTCTTGACGCTCGGCTCGGTGCTCGGCGTTTTGCTCACGAAAAACTTGTTCAGTCTGTTCATATTCTTCGAGTTAATGCTGCTCACATCGTATGTATTGGTCATACACGAGGAGACACCTGCTGCGATGAAGGCGGGCAGATTATATTTATTCCTTGGCATAGGTACTGGTCTCGTCCTGTTTTTAGCCATAGTCACGACCTATATGATGGCAGGCACGCTGGACCTTGGTCTGGGAGGAATCCTGGAGTATCAAGGGACGATATCGTATCTCGTCTTTATCGCTTTTCTAATCGGTGCCATGACTAAAGCAGGAATATTCCCCTTCCATCTCTGGTTACCGGTGGCGCATCCAATCGCACCCTCTCCAGCGAGCGCCATACTCTCCGGGGTGCTGGTCAAAGAGGGTTGCTACCTGATGATACGGGTCATATATGATGTGTTTGGAGTGGACCTCGTGGCAGCGATGGGCGTTCACGTTCCATTGGCAATACTCGCCGGATTTACCATGCTCTTTGGCTCGGCAGTGGCAATAAAGCAGACCAATCTGAAGACGATGCTGGGCTATTCGACCGTTGGGCAGATGGGCTATATCTTTTTGGGCATGTCATTGTTGACGATAACAGGACTGCAGGGAGCGATAGTGCACATTCTCCACCACGCAATGATGAAGGGTGCATTGTTCCTCACTGCTGGTGCGATCATCTATAAAACCGGAATCAGGGAGATTGGCGAGATGGCAGGCATTGGAAAGAAGATGCCGATGACGATGCTCGTGTTCACCATCGCCGCAATCTCGATGATAGGAATACCTCCCCTATGTGGCTTTATCAGCAAATGGGTGCTTGCCATGGGCGCTCTGGAAACCGGGGCGCCTGTGTTCATGATATTTATAGTAGTGTTGATATTGAGCAGTATTATGAATGCGGCATATTTCATGCCCATCATAATAAATGCGTTCTTTGGCGAAGAGGACCATGGCAAAGGGGACCATGGCAAAAAGGTGGAATATGGAGACGTCCCCGTCTCGATGCTGGTGCCGATGGTGATATTGGCACTGGGAGTAATCATATTCGGCATATTTACGAACATAAGCTTTTCTGTAATAGTACCGGCGGTTAATGCGCTGTTTGGAGCATAG
- a CDS encoding monovalent cation/H+ antiporter subunit D family protein, protein MEPVHSIRPVLAIAVSLACTFLILAHGKHRNLREFWSILGSTSKFLVVLSMFPFVLAGGVYIFEGPGIAPGISLDFRADAFSIFFSSLSSFLWILTTVYSIGYMRALEEHRQTRYFFFFGICVASTVGIAHANNLFTLFIFYELLTLATYPLVIHKETPEAMKAGRKYLAYTLTGGVVILLGMVWTYYLAGTLTFADHGFLSGHGSPEVLRVLFMIFIIGFGVKAAIMPLHAWLPTAMVAPTPVSALLHAVAVVKAGVFGIIRIIYCVFGAELSLDIGVGLPLAIVASFTIIVASIFALAQDNLKLRLAYSTISQLAYIILGAALLSPYGLTGGMVHITHQAFMKITLFFCAGAILVQTGKKNISEMDGIGKKMPLTMAAFAIAAVGMMGIPPTCGFISKWYLCLGAIEAGYPIFLLVILVSALLNAAYFMPPIYSAFFKEPDASFKDREPSWWLLAPILICAAISLILGIVPMMPNTPLQLVLVAVHKFIGGGV, encoded by the coding sequence ATGGAACCAGTACATTCGATAAGACCAGTACTTGCCATAGCAGTTTCATTGGCATGCACTTTTTTGATACTCGCACACGGTAAGCATCGGAATCTAAGAGAATTTTGGAGCATTTTGGGATCCACATCTAAATTTTTGGTAGTCCTATCGATGTTTCCCTTTGTGCTCGCTGGAGGAGTTTATATATTTGAGGGACCTGGAATCGCCCCAGGAATATCGCTTGATTTCAGAGCCGATGCATTCAGCATATTCTTCTCTTCGCTCTCATCCTTCCTGTGGATTCTAACCACTGTATATTCCATCGGCTATATGAGGGCTCTGGAAGAACACAGGCAGACCAGATATTTCTTTTTCTTCGGGATATGTGTGGCATCCACCGTGGGCATAGCACATGCGAACAACTTATTCACCTTATTCATATTCTATGAATTGCTGACCCTTGCCACATATCCACTTGTGATACACAAGGAGACGCCTGAGGCGATGAAGGCAGGCAGGAAGTATCTGGCATATACTCTGACAGGAGGCGTCGTTATCTTGCTTGGAATGGTTTGGACGTATTATCTGGCAGGCACGCTCACATTCGCCGACCATGGATTTCTCTCAGGTCATGGGTCGCCAGAAGTGCTCCGTGTGTTGTTCATGATATTCATAATCGGTTTTGGCGTCAAGGCAGCCATCATGCCCCTCCATGCATGGCTTCCTACTGCCATGGTGGCACCGACGCCCGTCAGTGCCCTCCTTCATGCCGTGGCGGTCGTGAAGGCAGGCGTCTTTGGAATCATACGAATAATATACTGTGTCTTTGGGGCAGAACTTTCTCTTGATATCGGTGTAGGGCTGCCGCTTGCAATTGTGGCATCGTTTACGATCATCGTGGCATCTATCTTCGCATTGGCACAGGATAACCTAAAATTGCGACTTGCATATTCCACGATAAGTCAGCTAGCCTATATCATATTGGGCGCCGCCTTATTGAGTCCGTATGGGTTGACGGGGGGCATGGTTCACATCACGCACCAGGCATTCATGAAGATCACATTGTTCTTCTGTGCTGGAGCCATATTGGTCCAGACCGGGAAAAAGAACATAAGTGAGATGGATGGAATAGGCAAAAAAATGCCTCTAACGATGGCTGCGTTTGCGATAGCGGCAGTGGGAATGATGGGCATACCTCCCACATGTGGGTTTATCTCTAAGTGGTATCTTTGCTTAGGCGCCATAGAGGCAGGGTATCCAATTTTCCTTTTAGTGATACTGGTGAGTGCATTGTTGAACGCGGCATATTTTATGCCGCCCATATATAGTGCATTCTTCAAAGAGCCGGACGCATCGTTTAAGGACAGGGAACCATCCTGGTGGCTGTTGGCGCCCATCCTGATATGTGCAGCTATATCCTTGATACTGGGCATCGTGCCGATGATGCCAAACACGCCTTTACAGTTGGTCTTGGTGGCAGTTCATAAATTTATAGGGGGAGGGGTTTAG
- a CDS encoding MBL fold metallo-hydrolase → MVKVHKITASPYVANAYLVEAERPVLVDVGAEPDFVLNAIKGIIDPDSLEYIILTHCHYDHTAGTAQLAEQTNASVVIHQRDADLLDDNHATASSLFEVCSPNIKPDMLLHGGEILDLGDLNLKVIHTPGHTSGGICLYGSKLLFSGDTIFSNGGIGRTDMPGGDSTALANSIKLLTTLDIDAIYPGHGEAVHKNVNIHMRKSLEFAELNK, encoded by the coding sequence ATGGTCAAGGTGCATAAAATTACTGCTTCGCCATACGTCGCGAATGCGTATCTGGTCGAAGCAGAACGGCCGGTGTTGGTGGATGTCGGCGCCGAGCCTGATTTTGTCCTTAACGCCATAAAGGGAATAATCGATCCCGACTCTCTTGAGTATATCATTCTGACACACTGCCACTACGACCACACTGCTGGCACCGCTCAACTGGCCGAACAAACAAATGCCAGCGTTGTGATTCACCAGCGCGATGCTGATTTATTGGATGACAACCATGCGACGGCATCCTCGTTATTTGAAGTATGCTCTCCCAACATTAAACCTGATATGCTGCTCCATGGGGGAGAGATTCTGGACCTTGGAGACCTAAACCTTAAGGTAATTCATACGCCAGGGCACACGTCGGGTGGCATATGTCTTTACGGCTCTAAACTTTTGTTCTCTGGTGATACGATTTTCTCGAATGGCGGCATTGGGCGGACTGATATGCCCGGTGGCGACTCCACTGCGCTGGCAAATTCGATAAAACTATTGACAACGCTGGACATCGATGCCATTTATCCCGGGCATGGCGAGGCAGTACACAAAAATGTCAATATCCATATGAGAAAGTCATTAGAATTCGCCGAGCTCAACAAATGA
- the mnhG gene encoding monovalent cation/H(+) antiporter subunit G: MIIEALQILFLSIGTLFFFVGTIGLLRFPDVYTRLHAATKCDTLGLGMILTGSILYEGATLASVKMIFIIGFVFLTNPVAAHAIARAAYKHGIELWKKSIVDMYKEVSR; the protein is encoded by the coding sequence ATGATAATCGAGGCACTGCAGATACTTTTCCTCTCTATTGGTACTCTCTTCTTCTTCGTAGGCACCATTGGATTGCTGAGATTTCCTGACGTTTATACGAGGCTGCATGCGGCGACTAAATGCGATACGCTTGGGCTTGGTATGATATTGACGGGGTCGATACTGTATGAGGGGGCAACACTCGCAAGCGTGAAAATGATATTCATCATAGGCTTCGTCTTTCTGACGAATCCAGTCGCTGCTCATGCGATAGCAAGAGCTGCATATAAACACGGCATAGAGTTATGGAAGAAGAGCATCGTTGACATGTACAAGGAGGTATCACGGTGA
- a CDS encoding MnhB domain-containing protein has protein sequence MTTVIVKTVSRLMVPFIQLFGLYTIIHGPVSPGGGFQGGVIVGASMILLALSYDLSSAEARASHKMRLIMDSGGILLFAGIGLLALLAGGAFLQYGMIPLPMAPAQVSGLMILLVGVAIGIHVMALMATLFFLMAQEKEEPV, from the coding sequence ATGACGACCGTAATCGTCAAAACGGTCTCGAGGTTGATGGTACCGTTTATACAACTATTTGGACTATATACCATCATACACGGGCCGGTTAGCCCCGGCGGCGGCTTCCAGGGTGGAGTAATTGTGGGTGCGAGCATGATATTGCTGGCGTTGTCTTATGATTTGTCCAGCGCCGAAGCCAGAGCAAGCCACAAGATGAGACTCATCATGGATAGCGGCGGTATCTTGTTGTTTGCCGGAATCGGGTTGCTGGCGCTGCTGGCCGGGGGAGCTTTTCTGCAATACGGCATGATTCCGCTCCCGATGGCTCCGGCTCAGGTCAGCGGACTCATGATTCTATTGGTTGGGGTCGCCATCGGAATTCACGTCATGGCATTAATGGCAACGCTATTCTTCCTCATGGCACAGGAGAAGGAGGAACCTGTATGA
- the thiC gene encoding phosphomethylpyrimidine synthase ThiC — protein MSIIRDAQKGYITPEMEFVARSEGVESQKVRKLIAAGRLVILKNTRRDTMPVAVGESLGTKINVNIGSSVDFIDADEETEKALTAVKYGADTIMDLSTGGDLDTIRRGILDAVSVPVGSVPIYQVAHTDVTDITSDDMFNMVRKHAADGIDFMTIHAGVTINAVEHLRKSDRIMSVVSRGGALMIAYMTHNDCENPFYAEYDYLLEIAREHDVTLSLGDGMRPGCISDAGDGTMFMECITLGELVRRSLDAGVQTMVEGPGHMPLNEIESSIRMMKHLTDGAPLYLLGPLVTDIAPGYDHITAAIGGSVAGMHGADFLCMVTPSEHLALPTIDEIKEGTIVTKIAAHVADLVKTGRRGRAIEWDDKMAYARRDLDWDKQFELAIDTDKARRIHEFRKSPSDACSMCGELCAIKIMRDVRL, from the coding sequence ATGAGCATAATAAGAGACGCACAGAAAGGATATATCACGCCAGAGATGGAGTTTGTAGCCCGGTCAGAGGGCGTGGAATCCCAAAAAGTAAGGAAGCTAATTGCAGCAGGACGATTGGTCATCTTAAAAAATACACGTAGAGATACCATGCCCGTTGCCGTTGGCGAATCCCTCGGCACCAAAATCAACGTGAACATAGGTAGCTCTGTGGATTTTATCGATGCAGATGAGGAGACAGAAAAAGCGCTAACTGCAGTGAAATATGGCGCCGACACTATTATGGACCTGTCCACCGGCGGCGACCTCGACACCATTCGGAGGGGGATTCTCGATGCAGTAAGCGTTCCAGTTGGCTCTGTCCCCATCTATCAGGTTGCACATACCGACGTTACAGATATTACTTCTGATGATATGTTCAATATGGTGCGAAAGCATGCGGCGGATGGCATCGACTTTATGACCATTCATGCAGGCGTCACCATAAATGCCGTTGAACATCTGAGGAAGAGTGACCGAATTATGAGCGTCGTATCTCGCGGAGGTGCGCTCATGATTGCCTATATGACTCACAACGATTGCGAGAACCCGTTCTACGCCGAATATGATTATCTGCTGGAAATCGCGCGCGAACATGATGTCACGCTCAGCCTGGGAGACGGTATGCGACCGGGTTGCATCTCGGATGCTGGCGATGGGACAATGTTCATGGAGTGCATCACACTCGGAGAACTGGTGCGCAGGTCGCTGGATGCGGGAGTGCAGACGATGGTGGAGGGGCCGGGACATATGCCGTTAAACGAAATTGAGTCGAGCATAAGAATGATGAAGCATCTGACCGATGGTGCCCCATTGTACCTGCTCGGCCCTCTGGTCACGGACATAGCACCCGGCTATGACCATATAACTGCTGCTATAGGGGGGTCGGTCGCCGGCATGCACGGTGCGGACTTCCTGTGCATGGTCACGCCATCTGAACACCTTGCCCTTCCCACCATAGACGAGATCAAAGAAGGCACCATCGTGACCAAAATTGCAGCACACGTAGCAGACCTTGTCAAAACAGGCCGAAGAGGACGTGCAATAGAATGGGATGACAAAATGGCATATGCGCGCAGGGACCTTGACTGGGATAAACAGTTTGAACTTGCCATCGATACCGACAAAGCGAGAAGGATTCATGAATTCCGGAAGTCACCGAGCGATGCGTGTTCCATGTGCGGAGAGTTGTGCGCAATTAAAATCATGCGTGATGTCAGATTGTGA
- a CDS encoding monovalent cation/H+ antiporter complex subunit F, translating into MNVFLLVALALSFAALMCFYRLIVGPTLPDKIAAAQVIGTKTLAVLVLIAVIYDQMMFIDIALTYAVLLFLAILATARYLETGKVVE; encoded by the coding sequence ATGAACGTCTTTTTACTTGTTGCCCTGGCACTATCTTTCGCAGCCTTGATGTGTTTCTACAGGCTTATAGTTGGGCCAACCCTGCCAGACAAGATAGCTGCCGCACAGGTAATAGGTACCAAGACGCTGGCGGTCTTGGTTTTAATCGCGGTTATATATGACCAGATGATGTTCATCGACATCGCTCTGACATATGCCGTGTTGTTGTTCTTGGCGATACTTGCTACGGCGAGATATTTAGAGACGGGGAAGGTGGTCGAATGA
- a CDS encoding monovalent cation/H+ antiporter subunit D family protein codes for MMIEHLPILVVMVPLIAAYLMPALGLWRKGLCHPLATASTFISFCISLVLTKYVMTYGTISYHLGGWEPPWGIELVVDYFSAFMCVTITFISLLAVIYSKNYVDKELPKGKTTSYYTLLMLLIGGMLGVVVTGDMFNLFIFTEIMSVAAYALVAISKKKESFIASYKYLLLGAIGTSFILLGTGYLYIITGTLNMADLSIRLQPWYGSYVVLAALAFFMVGFGIKTALFPLHTWLPDAHSIAPSPISVILSALVIKVGAYSIIRVSFTIFQPEFVTEVMPIMSVLTWVAAAAILIGSLFAISQTDIKRMLAYSSVAHIGYVILGVGLATEMGTTGGILHIFNHAMAKGALFFCAGAIIYKTGLRNIHDLAGLGDKMPITAAAFALAAVSMIGLPPTAGFFSKFYLCLGALEAGAWTFAIVILLASLLTAVFYFRVINLIYFGEHKQEEHVEVDEVPPSMLVPIVILALGCIIFGIFVGIPLSVVGPAVELLLGI; via the coding sequence ATGATGATAGAGCATTTACCGATATTGGTTGTCATGGTGCCACTTATAGCAGCATACCTTATGCCTGCGTTAGGGTTGTGGAGGAAAGGACTTTGCCACCCTCTCGCTACAGCATCGACATTTATATCATTTTGTATATCGCTCGTGCTCACAAAATATGTGATGACTTATGGTACGATCAGCTATCATCTCGGGGGATGGGAGCCGCCATGGGGAATTGAGCTGGTAGTGGACTATTTCAGTGCTTTCATGTGCGTCACGATAACTTTCATCAGTTTATTGGCAGTAATATATTCCAAAAATTACGTCGACAAGGAATTGCCAAAGGGAAAAACGACCTCATATTACACCCTGCTGATGCTCTTGATCGGTGGCATGCTTGGCGTAGTAGTCACCGGGGATATGTTCAATTTATTCATATTTACAGAGATAATGTCTGTAGCAGCATACGCACTCGTGGCCATATCAAAGAAAAAAGAGTCTTTCATAGCGAGTTATAAATATCTTTTGCTTGGCGCAATCGGCACCAGTTTCATATTGCTTGGCACGGGCTACCTGTATATAATTACAGGTACTTTGAACATGGCCGACCTGTCAATCAGATTACAACCATGGTATGGCTCTTATGTTGTGCTCGCCGCGCTGGCTTTTTTCATGGTGGGCTTCGGCATCAAAACCGCGCTCTTCCCCCTGCACACCTGGTTGCCTGATGCGCACTCCATCGCACCATCACCGATAAGCGTTATTCTTTCCGCCCTGGTGATAAAAGTGGGCGCATATTCCATTATCAGGGTGTCTTTCACCATTTTTCAGCCCGAGTTCGTCACGGAGGTGATGCCCATCATGTCTGTGCTCACATGGGTCGCGGCGGCTGCGATACTCATAGGTTCCTTGTTTGCCATATCCCAGACTGATATAAAAAGGATGTTAGCATACTCGAGTGTGGCTCACATCGGCTATGTGATATTGGGCGTGGGATTGGCTACAGAGATGGGCACGACAGGCGGGATCCTGCACATATTCAATCACGCGATGGCGAAAGGAGCCCTGTTCTTCTGTGCGGGTGCGATTATCTATAAAACCGGGCTGCGAAACATCCATGACCTCGCTGGACTGGGAGATAAAATGCCAATCACTGCGGCTGCGTTTGCGCTGGCTGCCGTCTCGATGATAGGACTCCCGCCGACTGCCGGATTCTTCAGCAAATTTTATCTCTGTCTGGGAGCTCTGGAGGCAGGAGCATGGACTTTCGCCATAGTCATATTGCTGGCTAGTCTCCTGACTGCGGTATTCTACTTCAGAGTTATTAACCTCATATATTTTGGTGAACATAAGCAGGAGGAGCACGTCGAGGTAGATGAAGTCCCCCCCAGCATGCTGGTTCCCATAGTGATACTGGCACTGGGATGCATAATATTCGGCATATTCGTAGGTATCCCCCTGTCGGTTGTAGGGCCAGCGGTTGAGTTGTTGCTGGGCATATAA
- a CDS encoding DUF4040 domain-containing protein: MIWALDIVLLYFLVILSIIVVFTRDLLAAAVVFSIYSLVMAIVFAQLNAPDVALTEAAVGAGITTLLFIAAIAKTTRREED; this comes from the coding sequence GTGATATGGGCACTTGACATCGTACTCTTGTATTTTCTGGTGATACTTTCCATCATCGTGGTCTTCACCAGGGATTTGTTGGCAGCAGCGGTCGTCTTCTCGATTTACAGCTTGGTCATGGCGATAGTGTTCGCGCAACTGAATGCGCCAGACGTTGCTTTGACCGAGGCAGCTGTTGGAGCAGGTATCACGACTCTCTTGTTTATCGCAGCCATAGCTAAAACGACGAGGAGGGAGGAAGATTAG
- a CDS encoding Na+/H+ antiporter subunit E, whose translation MNSKDIVGIFLTFIVLFGFWVFLSGLLDVMHLSMGIICSILVALYSHDLFIRGNDSIIDRAGTLIRFIKYSFWLLFQIFMSNIDVARRVLDPKMPISPGIIKFSSRLKSDVALTTLASSITLTPGTLTMDIVGEDYYVHCLATEHGENLLKGDFERRMEHVFGEGKR comes from the coding sequence ATGAACTCTAAAGATATTGTCGGCATCTTTCTAACATTCATCGTCTTATTTGGTTTCTGGGTATTTTTATCTGGCCTTTTGGATGTGATGCACCTCTCAATGGGCATAATCTGCTCTATTCTCGTCGCACTTTATTCACATGATTTGTTCATAAGAGGTAACGACAGCATCATTGACCGTGCAGGCACTCTCATAAGGTTTATAAAATATAGTTTTTGGTTACTATTTCAAATCTTTATGTCTAACATTGACGTGGCACGCAGAGTTCTCGACCCAAAGATGCCAATATCTCCGGGAATCATAAAGTTCAGCTCCAGACTGAAAAGTGATGTCGCGCTCACTACGCTGGCGAGCTCGATAACGCTGACGCCGGGCACGCTTACCATGGATATAGTTGGAGAAGATTATTATGTTCACTGTCTGGCAACCGAACATGGAGAAAACCTTTTGAAGGGGGATTTTGAGAGGCGTATGGAGCACGTGTTTGGGGAGGGGAAACGATGA